A segment of the Denticeps clupeoides chromosome 2, fDenClu1.1, whole genome shotgun sequence genome:
TCCTGATGAAAGTTGAGCGGAACGTTTCACAATAATTGACAGACCACGCCCAAGGGCAGGACTCCGGAGTGCAACCTAGAACATAATGGAGACGGTGAAGGGACTCTGATTGGCCGATATTCCTGTACGTTTGAGAGAGGGGAGTGGCCTGGACCAGTCAGATGGACAGCGTGCACGTAGCCAGTTGGACCCGAGCGTGAAAACTACGGCTTTTTATGTCGGGCTCTACGGATTGTAAACCAACACGACCGTACCCAACATGcttcttttaaaacatttttatttatttttaaatgtaatcttTCATGGGGAAAGATTGTcacctgtgatacacagcagcacagcacacggtgcacacagtgaaatttggtgagcagtgggcggccatgacaggcgcccggggagcagcgtgtggggacgggaccttcatcaggggcaccttggcggatcgggattcgaaccggcaacctcctgtttacggctaggccaccgctgcccctgtaggatgcggccccgtaatcagaaggttgccggttcgaatcccgatccaccaaagtgccaccgAGGTCTTGTGCCCACattctgctccccgggtgcctgtcatggccgcccactgctaaggatgatggttaaatacagaggacacgtttcaccatgacaccgtgtgctgtgctgcagtgtttcacttcactttcgctatAAATTTGGCCAAAGAGAGAGATTTTGATCATACGGCCTTCCGCAGAAATATCCACGACGCGTTATTTTTGGGAAATGGACGACTGCACAGAGCGCACGGAgaagcagcttgtaaaaaatgGCGATGGTCTGACCGGAGTCAAGCGAGCAGCGAGTTCTGTGttcgacagacattcacagatcttTGCCGCATTTCCTCCTACTCGTTAAACAAAaacccagaagacccactttCACAGACCAATCACTGCAGCcgataaaatgctaaaatagtaaagctgctcttcaaaataaaagcccccATCTAACCCTGTTATATAGATCTTCCGCAAGTGTGAAAGCGTATGATGGACTTACACGCGTAATTTAACCCAAAGCTGAAAGGCGCAATATTCGTGTACGTTAATTAATTCCCCGTCTTTcctttggaacttttattttgaaacgccGCATACAGTCATGATGCCATTCAGAAACTGTACATTTAAgtttaaaacagacaaaattatACACAGTCTACGGCTGAATTTACATCGCAGTATGAATATTATGCCATATGACGCAGCCCTGCCTCCGACTTTGCAACCAGAACGTAGCCGGCATCGGCCAGCCTCAGCATCCGTTTTAGTGCTAATGGAACCGCATCAGCGGACCGCTCGTTTACCAGCGTAAACCGACAGAAACTAGACGCCGAACGAGCCCAGTACATCCGTAAAACGTGTACCATGCAGCACATCAGGTTCAAGGCCTTAAAACACTCACACTTTCAGCTCAGtcaagcactttaagcaccaacacgttctcagtaagttacctttcttcTCGCAAAATTGCACCTAAAAACCTCaactcaaacataaaaaaagttagGCGCACTAGTGCAAAAAAATTAGTCTAGAGCTCTGAAGGGTGTCATTCCAAAAACTTATCACCCAACAACATATGCAACTATTACGAAGTACGCAAACGAAGCGAGTTGCGGCGTGTCCATCCGTCCCCGGAGTTAAGGAGATGGACCAGATCCATCGGCCTTTGGAGTGAGTTTACCACGGCTGGGTGTGACCAGCGTGACCCCGACCCGGATGAACCGGTTTTCCCGGTGAACGGACTGGTATCCGGTCCGCGGCCTCCACTCGGTCCCTGGCAGAGTGGGAGGAGGAGTCGTGATGCCACCAGGATCGTAGAGAGCAGACCCAGCCTGAGAACTTCTACTCCTGTTGTGACTCAggaaacacacactaacacacacactcgcacccaCACAAACAACAGAAACCGAGCGACGAGTGAAACCGATCCTGTTCAATTATTAAAGGGCACCAGTGAGCCGAGAAAGATCACGGCCGGGGGACCCAGACGCGGGACCCTTCCAGGCTTCACCGCCGCCCTCCGGGCAGAAGCGGTCTAGTTCCGCGCTGTTAGCACGTAAAAAGTGCCGGACCGGCAGGAGGGATTACACGGGACACTTTAAGCGGGCTGAACCGCCACGGAGACGCTTTCGGCGGCCGAATCGGGCCTAGTCAGGAAGCGGAGCCTGCTAGCCCGGTAAACCGCTCCGAACGACCTCCGTTCCGCCGTATCGGAGGGGAAAACGTCCCGCCCCCGGCCAGGGATAATCTGGATTAATGAAAAAATTCCAGATGTCTTTCCCCGGGATGTGACGGCCGGAGCGGGCTAGCGTCCCGGCTAGCGCTAGCAGGCCGGCGTCGACACTCACCGCCCGTGGGGGGAATAGAAGCGGCTCCTCCGCCTGTCCGGCCGACCTCCGGGAGCCGCGGCGGGTCTGTCGTCGAGCGGGTCCCGCAGCGGCGACGCCGGGAGACGCGATGTGTATCAGGCCGGCGAGCGGCGACTCTTCCCCGCAGTAATCCCGTCCTCGGAAGCGGCGCAGCGAGCGTGTGCCACGTCCACTTCCGGTCACGTGGCGCCAGGGCCGgaaatacactgtaaaaatccAATGCAGTTTGTATTTATACCacagtaatatttatatatcATGTGACTTCTGTTTTATGTAATTGTTATTTTTAAGTCTGTCTTCGACTACATGGCTCACACTGAGTCGATTGCGCCTTAAATATCGTCACaaaaagtgacaatgacaacaaagATTTGTCGTATCTTATCTACTTTAAAGCGAgtcgttgtgtttttttaataaataaatattattgagCCTCTTTTTTATGTCACATTTCCTagtaattattaataatctaTTTAGCATACTGCTTGTTGCCTTTTGTCCACCAGGTGTCGCTTCAGCACCACATTATTTTTATAGTCTTATTGATATGACATAtgaaacaatattaaaataagagATGACTATTAGTCtcagtgaattaaaaaaattttaattcacAGAAATATTCATCGTAACAGAATGAAGTTATGTACGTCATAGTGCAGACTGTTGTAGAAGACTTGTGGACGACCTTGCTGTGTCCTCCATATTTAAACCTTTACCTTGAATGGCCTTCGCGTATGAGTCCGCttccgtacccgctaggccatcactttCCCCAGTGAGGGGGATGTGAGAGGGATGAACAGGAATTATCACCGAATCGTTCACTACGGTACTTGGGGGTTCATGAAGAGTGGACAATGGGGAACTATGTATTTGCACGCCCATGGTATTCTGGTTGAAGCTCCTGTAATCAGGGCTCCGTGGAGGTCAGAGAGTCCGACCTGAAGGTCAGAGCATGAAGACAGCTGACATGGTGCTTCTCaaagcacacaaacaaagcAGGATTACTTGCAATGGAAAGCGattaattcaaatgaattcattgggccagtggtggcctagcggtcaaggaagtggccctgtaatcagaaggttgctggttcccgatccaccgaggtgctactgagcaaagcaccgtccccacacactgctccccgggcgcctgtcatggtgtccactgctcactcagggtgattgttaaatacagaggacacgtttccctgtatgtaccatgtgctgtgctgctgtgcatcacaagtgacaatcacttcacttcacaatctTCAGGTGGGATGTCCAGACACTCTCCATGACCACAACTCACCCAGGAATGAAGAGCTGATCAGGATTTTTTGTGATGTGGTTAAAAATGAGTTTGGAATTCATCCAACATTTGATAGTGAGAAATAGCACCATCCATGCATGTCACTTCATATTTTCTGTCTAGCAGTGCCTCAGAGCAAGGGATCATTCTCCTCTTTTATTCACTATTTTCCTCTTTCTGAAGGACATTTTCCAGCTGAAGGTCTGACTGCACTGGATTTTGATGGGAGGGGCTTGGTAATACTGGGAGGGGTCAGGGTTGTGATAGGGGGAGTTTTGTTTGTactaagacacttaacccgaagttgctccagggagactgtccctgtaactattgattgtaagtcgctctggatatgggcgtctgataaatgctgtaaatgtaaatgctgtaaatgtactaagaGTTGTGTTCTGGTAGGAGGGGTTTATGTTTTGATGGGAGGGGTTTATGTTGTGCCGGAAGGGGTTTTGGTTATGCTGGGAGGGGTTTTGGCTGCAGTAAGAACCATGCCTAGTCAACTAAACTGCAGGCCCttataaaaatacacatgtacCAATTCATCCAGTGCAATACACCCCCCTAATGGCTAAAATCAGCCAAACAGCACACTGTACCATGTTTACAGTCTTGCTTCCTGCAAAGTTATTCCAGTTCTGTATATTCAGACTGTAAGACATTCACCGCAGCCCTCATCACATGGATGAATATTTAGcaaatcattttttatatatctattcaatgaaaaacagacaaacaaaagtGGTGAATTCCCATCATTTATTTACATCCGTTCCGACTAGTGGTCTTTTAAAAAGAGGAAACCTCCTATTTACATCTGGCCCTTTAcaatggagggagagagagagagagagagagagagagagagagagagagagagagagagagagagagagagagtcagatAGATGATAAGCGAGTATAGCTTATAGATATCTAGATCTATCGatctactctctctctctctctcatcatcgctctctctcttcgctctctcctctctcctctctctctcttctctctctctctcttctctcctctctatcTCTCGCTCCGCTCTGCTACTTATAGAGTAGAAACAGAACACGACGGTAAAATGTCCCATTCAAATTATATGAATTATATCAACCAAATCATTCTTGATCAaacaaaatctgaaaataagACTATTAGAATTTCAAAGTTGTTGGTGGTACAAACCCTTTAACACACAGAATAGCCAGACAAACTGTTTAAATAGAAATCAGTCACACGCTTTCCCATTAATGTCGTAACATTCACCATAATCATAACCCCATGGGCtagaacaacaacaataaaaaccagCGAATTCCGCTCAACAAAGGTCTGCATCGGCACGAACCTGCTTATTGCTCCCAATTGCACCGGTTTCATGGTTAAACTTGCAGGGACGCTTACAAAAaccaattcaatttaaaatccCGACATGCAACGGGTGATCATTTCTTTTTACGAAAGTGTTTCACACATCGTACCTTTTCTTTCTCAGAGGAGAACTGATCATTTTGAATACATTTCGAATTATCGACTAAAACATAATAATTCGACAATATCCCAACGTTGCCAGTTTATGGTAGATTCTCCCTCATATGCAGACATGGGTCTGCAGCCACGAAGAAGTCCAGAACCAGTCCAGACCAGGGCCCGAATCGCCAGTCTATAAATCTCACATGAGTGAAAAGAATCTCTTAAAATGAAACTTGTAAAGCACCTGTATCTGAGCATcttctagtgtttttttttgcatattttgtctTCAGTGGTCCACAGAGATGGTCCCTGATGTTGCGGGAGACAGGATCAGGCACCAAAAACATCTTGTGGAGTCAGTCTTCTACAGAATAAATAACAGCCATAAAATACCTCATCCCACGTAAATAATACTGATTTCACAGGATTCAAGTGTTCAGGGGACCTCCATTCTCCAAAGCCACCGGATGCTTTAGGACATCCCATATCTTCGTTAGGAATTAAAAACctggagagataaaaaaaaaaaaaaaaaagacaacatgaTTTGTCAAATTGCAAACAGAAAAAagcgctgccccctgctggcaggGAGGAACTCATGTTGAGGTAATAGAAGAACGGTGTCTGCAACAAGCGGCTGTCCTGATGGTCTTTTATTTCGCAATTTTATTCTGAAAATTCCACAAATAGGCCATATATTAATAGATGAGCACTTCTACGTCAAGCTTAGATATCCATCGAGAGCTCCAGATGGGACATCGAGAGTGGTAGGTTCACAGGTTCACTTAACCCCGCGTGTCTCCAGGAGGATGGTCctcgtaactactgattgcaacgCGCAccggataaatgctgtaaatatacacGTTCATTTATCAGAGTATCTGTAATAATCCATCATTTAGAGCTGTAGCTGTAAACAAGTACAGCCTTTTAAAAGGCCGGCCTTCTCTGACCACGCGCTAGTccccgtttcacctcctcagcatcgtCGCATCCCTCTCGTGATAATAGGTGGGTTTCGGTCACGTGGTTACGATATGTTTATAAATGATCTATATACATAAATTGTCAACCGTAATGGCAGATATTTAGCTTAGTGTGTTTCAGTTGGAGTTTAGCTCGATACATCCggtccactttttttaactgtttactCAGAATCGCACCATAACATTACAAGATGTCAAATGTATGtccatataaaaaattaaacaagcaTTCGAGAGACATCTGgtctctccttctccagctaTCTTATTAGTCTTAATTATTCCACTTAAAGTAACCTGCATTCGGCCTCCAATAGagagtattgtgtaaaatgtacTAAATGTGATAACTGTGTATATGAGCTGAATGCTCGCGTTTGTAACTCTGTGACTTCGCTCTCACGGCACAAAACAGACCTTCGatttgtggaaaagaaaaccaaaCCAACTAAcgtagaaagaacaaaaaaaaaaaacagcaatttatACCGATTTTTTGCCACaactttttgactttttttctttgacagaGTTGTaactttttcttctccttttcttgGCTAAAGCAGCGTAAACTACACAAAACATGGGCATCAGATCCTCACTTTTCCACTTCCTGCCCTCCACCTGAATTTGGCGCCTTGGCGTGAACTCATGTCAGATCTCCTGGCGGCCAAGGACTGAGAATCAAATCaacgttttattaaaaatgaaccgTTCATGAAACAAATATCGTAgaatggaaaggataggtactatagaccagaaatGGGACGATTTACAGCGCCAGCGCGACTGCTCTACGGACCTGGGTCCACTTCCTGTTGCCGCTGACCATCTGCGtggaggagatgcaggagaAGAGGTTCTCGGAGGCCATGTCCTCAGGCAGACGGGTGAGGAACTGGGCGATGTGGATGAAGTCCATCTGCAGCAGGACGTCTTCGTACAGCCTCAGGATGCCCAGGCCGGTGCGGAACAGGAACTCCTCGCCGTCCCGACAGAAGACGTCCCACACCCGACAAGCCACGTCTAACGGCAGAGACTTACTGTAGAGCGTGAAGATCCTAAACCAACAAACATGAGCTTCACTCTCGAGTttaaggccccgtccacacaaaAACGTTCTTCTCTAAACCTGGAAAATTTCTATCCAATCTGGCCCTGCGTCAACACGGAGACGGCGTTCCCGGTGATTTTCCCGAGTGAAGTTCTCCTTTTTTGGTTTGCTGTATTAGCCCGACCTCCAACAacggcagaggacacattggtGGTTGTGATGTAGCAGCTGTAAGAAGTCCTCACTACGCTGAGAagacgaggctggagaacaacgacgCGCTTTTTTAGAAACCGTAACGCGTTCTCGTGTGCTGGACGGCTGCAGGTCGTGACGGGCGTGGTGGAAGTGACCTGAGGGAAAGTCGAACGGAAGTAAAGTCTAAAGTCAACATCGGAGCATcaggtgtggtagtagcctagcgggtaacacactcgcctacgaaccagaagacccaggttcaaaccccacttactaccatcgtgtccctgagcaggacacttaaccctcagtgtctccagggggggactgtccctgtcactactgattgtaagtcgctctggataagagggtCTTGGTAAATGTCCCCTACACGCGGTAATCCTCTGCGATATACGTCTACTGCACAGGATCATTGTTGTCAGTATAAACCCGACTGATTGGATGGAAAAGTTCAGCATTTTGAACCCGTAATTCAGTCTTCGTGAAGGCTGGACGTCTTCCTCCACGAACAACTGGAAGAATGTTGAGAAGGAACAACTCACCAGTCGATCAGATAGAGGTCAGGGGTGAGGCTGTAGCCCCTAAAGTGCTCGCACAGCTTGGGGAGGTTCTCCTCGAAGAACGCTTCAAAAGCGGCAAAGTATTTCAGCATCTGTGGAGGGAAGGAACGTCAGCGTCTCCTCTGCCATGGCATGAGAACGACGAAGCAAGGGTCCCCAGCAGGAACCTCACCAGCTCATGGTCCACCCTGAAGAACGCCATCTGACATGGCTTGTTGAGGAGGTTGGCAAAGGCGATGAAGGCATCGGCCTCCTCCAGGTTCAGGATCAGCACAGCGGCAATGAAGGACATGCCCTGGACCTGAACGCAGGAGGTCCTAGCGTCAAAGTGGAAGTGGTGTAGAAGTCAGAGCAGTTTCTAACGCACGCTGAGATACTCACATATCCCACGTCCGGCCTGTAGCAGGTGTAGGCCCCCAGAACGCTGTGCAGGAGATCATGGTATGGACCACCCTGTTGGCAGAGAGAACGTTCATTCAACTCAAGCGATTATGGGTGTAACGATGCATCGCGACTCGGaccaaagataaaaaaaaaaaaaaaaaaaaaagtgatgttacaacagtaaaataaaaagggttAAGGGCCTTAACATGAAGAACGTTCTACCTTCTGGAAGATGAAAAGCGAGGGGAACGTTCGAGCGATGTCCAGCTTGATGAGATCCAGGCTGGACTCCCTGTCTGCAAGCGAAGCcactgaaataaagaaatacgtTTCAAAAATACTTCCGACGAGTATCAATGACCTGTGTGGACGAAGCTTGAACAGAAATGGGAACAGGGACGCGTTTAATTAAGACATCTTGTCTGAAGGTGACGTTGGGACGAGCTTGAGACACTCGCTCAGACGTACTCTCCGCCTCGGATCCCGTCTCGCTGAAGCTCTTCCACCGCTCCTTGGCTCGGGAGAGGAAGATTTCGTAGAGTTCTGCAGGAAAACGGGGGAACATAAGTTCAAAGAGCCGAACATTTCCGCTTCATTTCCATCAGTACGTGAGGACAACTGGTGATGGCGAGTTCAAACCTGAGAACTTCAACGATTTCcttctactttttatttttgttgtataAGGTGTGATGTGTATGATATGCCCAGATGGTAGGGGGCGCTATTTCGCTACCCCAACAAAGGCCTGGTTCCTCCCCATCTGCAGCCTCCTAACAAACGTTAACTTCAGATCTTTCACATCTACACCTGGGAAGCAgcttttttattcaataaaatcTTCCCAATCCTAAAAAAAGTTTAGGATTTCCAACAGACCTCcgaatacatttacagcgtttaccagacgccttacagtcagtaggacagggacagggacagggacagggagtggggtgctagtagcctagtgggtaacacacttgccatgaaccagaagtcccaggttcaaac
Coding sequences within it:
- the LOC114784557 gene encoding TBC1 domain family member 12-like isoform X4, translated to MERHKPVTATEPSHAHAQRQEVGPNLAIGEVKEYEARTGKLSPTAVPDGCPHGRRKNLEFQPLSTTALILEDRPANLPAKSSEEAQRHRQEYDEMVAEAKKRELKDARRKVKQMKERFRQEDIIANTMVVWNTEILPNWESMRNTRRARDLWWQGLPPNVRGRVWSLAVGNELNITPELYEIFLSRAKERWKSFSETGSEAEMASLADRESSLDLIKLDIARTFPSLFIFQKGGPYHDLLHSVLGAYTCYRPDVGYVQGMSFIAAVLILNLEEADAFIAFANLLNKPCQMAFFRVDHELMLKYFAAFEAFFEENLPKLCEHFRGYSLTPDLYLIDWIFTLYSKSLPLDVACRVWDVFCRDGEEFLFRTGLGILRLYEDVLLQMDFIHIAQFLTRLPEDMASENLFSCISSTQMVSGNRKWTQVFNS